DNA sequence from the Campylobacter concisus genome:
CTTAGAAGATGTCGCAGCAAAAACCTTAAAATTTATTAAAGAGAACAACGAAAATATATTTGATATAAATGGCAAAGTGCTTAAAAAAGATAAAGTCGCAGCAAACATAATGAGCTACGTGCTAGGCACAGCAAAAATAGCTAGCATGCTTTATCTACTAGAAGAAATTTAAGGTTTAATTTTACTTTGCTTATATAGTTGTATGATTTTATCTTTTAGATTTAGTGTGTTTTTTGAGAGAGCTATGAAAAATGGGCTTTTTAAATCAGCAAGCTCGTAGCTCATCTCTTTGCCGCTATTAGCATCAAATACTTTTCCACCGCAAAATTTCACGAGCGCCTCTCCTGCTGCATTGTCCCAAAGGTAGCTTGGGGCAAATCTCAAATAAGCTCCACCAAATTCAACCAAACGGCAAAATTTTATAGCTGAGCCGATGCACCTTTGCTCAAAATTTAAGCTCTGTCCTATAAATTCTATCTCTTTGGCGTCGCCTCTTCTGCTTGAAAAGATTAGATTGTCTAAATTTTTATCTTTTTTATTTAGATCGATCCTCTTTATGATTTCATTATTGTCACCTAAAATTTCTTTAAAAGCGCCATTTTCATCAGCATAAAAAAGCTCTTTGCTAACCGGGATAAATATCACGCCAAGCACTGGTCTAGCTTTTTTTATAAGCGCTATGCAAACGCAAAATTCGCCGTTTCTAGCTAGAAATTCTTTCGTGCCATCAAGAGGATCTACGAGCCAAAACTCATCTTTGTCACTCTCTTGCAAGATGCTCTCTTCAGAGCAAATTTTTATCCCGCTTTTGCTTAGAATTTTTATTATCGCTTCATTTGCAGCTAGATCAGCGCTAGTTAGTGGCGAGCTGTCATCTTTTAGGCAGACTTTAAGAGCCGTATTATCTGCAGAGTAAAATTTCATTATTTGCACTCCAGCATTAACGGCTGCTTTGATGGCTAAATTTAGAAGCTCACTCATTTTGGTGTTCTGTTTGTCTCTCCAACATAAAGCTGTCTCGGGCGGACGATCTTTATCGTGTCTTGCTCTTTTAGCTCGATCCACTGGCTGATCCAGCCTGGCGTCCTGCCGATGACAAAGATAACGGCAAACATATTATTTGGTATGCCAAGCGCTTTTAGGATGAGCCCTGAGTGAAAATCAACATTTGGATATAAATTTCTACTTACAAAGTAGTCGTCATTTAGCGCGATCTCTTCGATGCGGTTGGCGATCTTGATGAGCTCTGAGCTAATGCCGATCTCATCCATCAGCTGATCTCTCATCTTTTTAAGCACCTTTGCGCGAGGGTCAAAGTTTTTATAGACCCTGTGACCAAAGCCCATTAGCCTAAATGGATCATTCTTATCCTTTGCTCTAGCGATGTATTTATCGACGTTTGCGACCGAGCCGATCTCTTCAAGCTGGCGGATGACGCCCTCGTTTGCCCCACCGTGAGCCCAGCCCCAAAGTGCGCCGATACCTGCGCTTATACATGCGTATGGGTGCGCGTGTGTAGAGCCAACAGTCCTAACGGTAGTCGTTGAGGCGTTTTGCTCGTGGTCAGCGTGGAGCATAAAGACCGTGTCAAGCGCCTTTATCTCGATAGGTTTAAGATCGACGTGCTCGTATGGATAGCCTCTCATCATATAGAGAAAATTTTCAGTAAAGCCACGATCTAAATTTGGATAGATGATAGGAAGACCGCGTGAGTAGCGGTAGCTAAAGGCTGCGATCGTTGGGATCTTGGCGATGATACGCATAGCCATTTCGTGATACTCTTCAGGCTTGTCCATATTTAGGTGGTCTGAGTAAAAAGCACTTAGCGCTGAGACTGCTGCTTGCAAGATCGCCATAGGGTGCGCCTTGTCTGGAAATGCATCAAATAGCTTCATCATGCCCTCATGTATGAAACTTCTTTTTTTAAGCTCGGTTTTAAAATTTATATACTGATCATTTGTTGGAAGCTCTTTGTTTAAGAGTAAATATGCCACGTCTAAAAATGTCTTATTTTCAGCCAAATACGCGATATCGTAACCTCTATACATTAGCTCGCCTTTCAAGCCGTCTATATAAGTTATCGCTGAGCGACACATCGCAGTTGAAGTATAACCTCTGTCAAAAGTAAACATTCCAGTATCACTAAAAAATGTCGATATGTCTATCACATCAGGTCCCATAGTCCCTTTTAGTATAGGAAACTCGTAACTCTTGCCGGTTCTGTTATCAGTTAGCGTAGCTGTATTTGATGACATTTTTACTCCTTACTTCTTGATTGCATTAGAAATTTTATAATTATTGTCCCTATTATAGCTTGAGCTAGGCTTGCTAGGATAAAAGATGAGTAAGAATAGTCACTTATCTCACCTGATCTGTGTGCGATAGTAGCAACTGCTACTAGAAGTGTTAGCGGCATGGATTGTGAGAGAGAAAACAAAAATATCCCCTTAAATCCTAATTTTCCTACAAATAACACACTTGAGAAAAGCCTTGTGGCAAGCATCGCACAAAATATAAAAATAGCATCTTTTATCACTTCATTTGAGCTTAGGCTTGAGAGCTTGAAAGTTGAGCCTATGTGTATAAAAAATATCGGTACCAAAAAACCAAATCCAAAGCTTGAAAGCTTGTGCGGTAAGTCTTTTTTGTGATCAAAAAATGTTGCTATAAACATACCTGCGATAAACGCACCAAAGGCAACTTCTAAATTTAAATAAAGCATAAGTGCAATCATCGAAAAAAATACAGCAATGCTTAGCCTAATATCTTTTTCATCCTTATCGTAGTGTGGCATAAGGATCACTTTAAGTCCCGGATACCACCAAAAAAGCACATCTAAAATTTTAAAGCTAAGTACGCTGATAGCTAAAAATAATATCAAATAGCCAATCGTTAGCCATAAATTTATACTAGCTCCAAACTGCAAATAGGCTGCTATAAATGTCAAAAGCGTAATACTTATAAGCTCGCCAATAGTTGCAATAAGCATGCTTAAATTTAGCCATTTTACATCTCTGCCATACTCTTTAAATAGCGTAAATATCATGCCAACGGCCATTATCGGGATAATGATGATATAGAGCAAACTAAGATCAAAACTAAATGTAAGTGCGGTTGCTAGCGAGTAGATGAGGGCAAGATAGATAAGCCCCAGACGTAAAATTTTACGGTCAATGTTTATAAGCATTCTAAGATCGATCTCCATGCCAGCTAGAAACATCAAAAAGAAAAAACCAACTTCGCTAATTAGCTTAAACATCTCATTTTCGCCGACAAGCCCGATGTAGCTAGCTAGTGCTCCAAGTATTATCTCAGCAGGAGCGACAGGAATGCGTAAAATTTTAGAAATATAAGGCGAAGCAAAGACGATAAATGCCAAAACGACAAGAATACTAAGCTCGCTAGCTTGATGTAACTGCAAAAAGATCCTTAAAATAAAAATGTTTGATTGTATAAAAAGCTTTGTTATTTTTTGATTAAGCTAAGCGATTTTTGGGCAAAATGGCGACAAATTTTTAAAAATTTGGAGTGTAAATTTATGCGTAAATTTCTATTTTTTGTCTTGACGTTTTTTGGAATTTTTGGCTTTGGGGATGAGCTAAGTTTGGTTCAAAGTTTTAAATTTGATGGAAGCATTTTTTATAAGAAAAATACAGCCAAAGATGAGAGCTTTTACTTTCTAAAAAATGAAAATTTTGATGAGCATTTTGTAAGCTTTAGAGTGAAATTTGACAAAAATATAAAAAGTGAAAGTATGCTTGCTGAGCTAAAAAAGAAGATAAAAGAGGCTAAAGAGGTGCTTTATAGTGAAGAGAATGATCAAATTTTAGCTCTTATAAAAGATGAAACTAGTAGTAAAAATATAGAAATAATCCACTTTTTACTTAGAAATGATGGAGTCTTAATACTTTCATATGAGAGAATTTATGATCCAAAAACTCTAGTAGATGGGCTTAAGCCTGTACTTTTAAGTGAAGCTAGAAATTTTATGCTTCAGATGCCAAAGGTAGAAGCTAGGTAGAAAGGTGGATGTGTGGTATTTTGCACTGCATGCGATTAAGAAAATCTAGCAAAATTTAAACTCTATTAAATTTGCAAACTCTCATAAACTCTTACCAAGCAAAATGCCAAGATAGCTTGCAAGTAGGCAAAGGACAAGGTTTAAAAAGATATTTAAAAAGCCTTTTACCAGCTCGCCTTCTAGTAAAAATTTCACACTATCAAGGCTAAAGCTTGAAAATGTTGTAAATCCGCCAAGTACACCAACGACCAAAAATACTCTCGCACTTTGGCTTAAATTTAGACAAAACAAAATGCCGATAATGAAGCTGCCAAGCACATTTACGCCAAGTATGGTTAGCGGAAAGTGGCTAAATTTTAGGAGCTCACCAGCTAAAAACCGGCATCCAGCTCCTATAAAGCCTCCAAGCCCTGCGAAAAGTAAATTTGCAAGCATTAATGGCAGATACTAGCGAAGCTAAAACCGCGCTTTGTAAGCTCCTCGATATCCTTGCTAGCTTTCTCGCCTTTTGCGGTGAGGTAGTCGCCTATCACGATCGCATCGGCGCCATTTTCAAAGATCTCGTATTGTCTATCACCCAAAATTTTCTCCCTACCGCCAGCTATCATCACTCTAGTTTCTGGTAGATCTCTTTTGGTCTCACGCACTATTTTTAGGGCTTCATTCGTACTAAGAGGAGGCAGATCAATAGTTAGAGCTTCGTTTTTTATGAAAAAATTTATCGGTGACGAAAACGGCTCAAGCTCTTTTAGACTAGCTCTAAAGCTCACTCTATCAGCCTCACTCTCGCCAACGCCGTAAATACCACCAGTACAAAGCATAAGACCTGCTCTTTTTGCATCTAAATTTGTCTGATATCTCTCGTCCCAAGTGTGTGTTTTACAAATTTTTGGGAAAAATTCTCGGCTTGTTTCAAGGTTGTGGTTGTAGCTAAAAACGCCAGCCTTTTTAAGCTCGCTAAGCTGCTCGTAAGTTGCCATGCCGTTACATGCGATGAGCATCAAATTTGGCACTTCTTTGCTCACAGCTCTTGCTAAAGATGCGATGTAGTCGGTCTTTTTGTCATTTAATCTAGCGCCACTTGTGACTAAGCAAAATCCAAGAGCGTGGTTTTTATAAGCCATTTTGGCCTCGTCCACCACCTGCTGCACGCTTTTTTCTTTAAATTTTGAGATATCGGCGCCAGCTTTGGCACTTTGCGTGCAGTAAGCGCAGTCCTCGGCGCAGTTTCCTTGAGTGACTGAACATATCGCACAGAGCATAATTGTTTTCATTTTTCATCCTTTTTTGGGGCGTATTATAGCTTTGATAGGTTTAAAATTTAAGTAGGATGGTTTATGAATTTGCAAAAAAAGTTTGATGAAATGTATAAATTTATTTTTATTCAAAGGGGGACAAGGGGTTTGAGTTACGGTTTACTTGTAGCTGTGAGCTAGCGAAGCAAAGAGCCGTCCCCTTATCCCCCTTTAAATCATCTAGGTCCTTCGCATGTTAGAAGTGCATGTGATAGCGATTTTGCACTGCATGCGTTCGTATATATGGCAAGTGTCAGATAAATTTTAAAATTTATGAGCACGATATAAATTTATTAAAAACTATGCGAAAAGCTTAAATTTTATGACATTACTTTCTCTTATAAATTTCCGCTCTCTCTTAAAAGACCAGTTTTTAAATTTAGCAAAGCGCTAAGCTCGCCAAAAAGTCCAAAAAGTGGGTGCTACGATGTGAAGCTACCCTCTAACTGAGTGTAGTTGGTGACGAGGTTTTTGCCCTTTATGCTGGCTAAGCTTAGCTGTGATATCAGGCATTTAAAGTCTAAATTTATAAAAGCCAAATTTAGGCTCAAGGGCTCAGATTTGGCTAGAATTTTTTAGTTTTCAGAGATAAGAGTCTTTTTCTTACACTTTGTACACTCTATAAATGTGCCTTTTTTAAGCTCTTTTTTTATCATATCGCCACCACATTCGTCGCATTTTTGCTCAACTGGCTCGTAGTTTGAGATGAAGTCGCATTTTGGATAGTTAGCACACCCGTAAAATTTACCGCGCCTGCTATATCTCTCGACGATCTCGCCGCCGCATTTTGGACATGGTACGTCAAGCTTTTTAAGCTCGCGTTTTGGCTTAGCTGCCCCAGTAGTGCCTGTCTCTGCGCTCTTTTCATTATCTTTTGCGATGTTTCTTGAGTATTTGCATTTTGGGAAATTTGAGCAAGCGATAAACTCGCCGTATCTGCCCTTTCTAAGCACTAGCTCGCTTCCACACTCTGGGCACTTCTCGCCGATTGGAGTGGCTGTTTTTAGGCTTTTTATGCCAGTTTTGCCAGCGCTTATTTTTTCCATAAATGGATAGTAAAAGTCGCTTAGTACCTTTTGCCAGTCAGCCTTATCAAGCGCGATTTCATCGAGCTTTTCTTCAAGATGTGAGGTAAATTCGCTATCAACGATATTGCTAAAGTGCTCTTCCAAAACGCCTATCATGCTAAATGCGATCTCGTTTGGTATGAGCTGCTTTTTCTCAACCCTCACGTAGTCTCTTGAAGTTAGCAGTGTGATAGTCGGTGCATAGGTACTTGGGCGACCGATGCCTAGACTCTCTAACTTCTTAACAAGTCCAGCTTCTGAGTACCTGGCTGGTGGCTCGGTGAAATTTTGCGTGCTTTTTATGCTTTGCAAGCTCATCTCGTCGCCCTTTTTTAAATTTGGCAAAATTTTATCCTTATCAAGCTCGCCATAAACCTTGTAAAAGCCGTCAAATAGCACCTTTCTGCCACTTATTTTAAATTCGCCTTTTTCGCTTGCGACATAGACATTTTGCGTTTGGCTCACACATGCGCTCATTTGGCAGGCTAAAAATCTATTGTAGATGAGCGTGTAGAGTTTGAGCGCGTCTTTTTCTAAAAATTTAGCGGCAATTTGCGGTGTGAAGTTTAAATTTGTAGGGCGGATCGCTTCGTGGGCTTCTTGCGCGCCTTTTGAGCTTGTCGTGTAGCTTATCGCTTTGGCCGGCAGATACTCTTTGCCGTAGTTTTGCAATATATGCTCTCTAGCGGCCGCGACAGCCTCTTTGGCTAAATTTAAGCTATCCGTTCTCATGTAGGTGATCGCACCCATGAAGCCTTCGTTTGTTTGTACGCCTTCATAGAGGCTTTGTGCGATCATCATTGTCTTTTTAGGGCTAAAGCCAAGGCGGTTGCTCGCACTTTGCTGAAGAGTTGAGGTCATAAATGGTGGGCTTGGCTGTATCTTTCTATCTTTACTCTCGATCTCACGGACGCTAAATTTCTCATTTTGTAAATTTTCGATGATGTATTTTGCGCGGTCTGGGTTTTGGATAGTGAGCTTTTCGATCTTTTGGTTTTCAAATTTAACCAGCTCAGCGTCTAAATCTTTTTTGAAAATGGTGTCAATAGTGTAGTATTCAACTGGCTTAAACGCCTGAATTTCACGCTCGCGGTCAACTATTATTTTTAGCGCTGCACTTTGCACACGTCCAGCGCTTAAGCCTTTTTGTATCTTTAAATTTAAAAGTGGGCTTAGCTTGTAGCCAACGATGCGGTCTAGCAAGCGCCTTGTTTGCTGGGCATTGACGCTGTTCATATCGACGTGTCTTGGGCTTTTTAGAGCGTTTTGTATGGCGCTTTTGGTGATCTCGTGAAAGACGATGCGAGGTAGACTGGTTGGCTCTTTGCCGATGGCGTTTGCGATATGAAACGCGATCGCCTCACCCTCTCTATCCTCATCGGTCGCGAGGTAAATTTCATCTGCAGCTTTGGCGAGTTCTTTTATCTCTTTTACAATAGCGGAGTGATCACTGCTGATGCGGTACTCTGGGGTAAATTTATCATCCTCTATCTTGATGCCAAAGCTTGTTTTTGGCAGATCTCTGATGTGACCTTTTGAGGCGATGACGTTGTAATTTTTGTCTAGGAAATTCTTTATTGTCTTTGCTTTTGCGGGGGATTCTACGATAATTAAGCTCTTCATTTATATATAGCCTTTGATTTTTTGGCGTAATTGTAGCAAAAATAATTTTTAAAGTATCAAGTCATAAAAAATCAAATCCGTCTTCATTATTTTAAAAATTTTTCATTCATGCCTATAAAGTTTTTAGAAAATTTCACGATATAGTTTTTGTGCGACAAGAAGTCGTAACTAAAAAATTAAAAGGATTTACAATGAGTTTTCGTATTAACACAAACGTAAACGCACTTAACACACACGCTAACGCAGTTAGCAACAACACTGACCTATCTAAGTCACTTAACAAACTTAGCTCAGGTCTTAGGATTCAAACAGCTGCAGATGATGCTTCAGGTCTATCTATTGCAGATAGCTTAAGAAGTCAAGCTTCAGCTTTAGGTCAAGCTATTGCAAATGGTAATGATGCTATTGGTATCATTCAAGTTGCCGATAAAGCTATGGACGAGCAGCTAAAAATTCTTGATACTATCAAGACAAAAGCTACTCAATCAGCTCAGGACGGCCAAACAACTCAATCACGCCAAGCATTGCAAGCTGATATCGTTCGTCTAATGGAAGAGCTTGATAATATCGGTAACACTACTTCATTTAACGGTCAGCAACTACTAAACGGAACATTCTCTAATAAAGAATTCCAAATAGGTGCTTACTCAAACCAAACTGTTAAAGCAAGTATTGGTGCGACTACATCTGATAAGATCGGTCTTACACGTTTTGAGAGTTCAAGACTACTTACAGCTATGGGTGAAGTAAACCTTAAATTCTTAAACGTTGATGGTGTAAACGATGTAGGTGTTACAGGCGCTACTATCTCAACAGGTATCGGTAAAGGTCTTGGTGCCCTAGCTGAGAATATCAACAAAGTTGCTGATAGAACAGGCGTTAGAGCTACAGCTGATGTTACTTGGAAAGCAAGTGCTGCTATTGGCGGTGGTTTAATTCAGTCTTTAACAATCAACGGTGTTAAAATTGGCGACTTAGAAGTTAAAGCAAATGATGCAAACGGTGCACTTGTAAATGCTATCAACTCTGTAAAAGATCAAACTGGTGTTGAAGCTTCTGTTGATGCTGAAACAGGCAAAATGGTATTAACAAGCCGTGATGGCCGTGCTATCGTAGCTTCTGGTAAAGACATCTCAAAGGGTCTTGGCGGTAAAGGTGCAGCTGCTAAAGGTACATCTTTAACCGGTTTCGTAGGTAGACTAAACCTTGTTCGTCTTGATGGTAGAGATATCAAGCTAAATGCTGGTGGCGTTGCTAAACTATCGCTAGCATTCTCTGCTAATGGTGGTGCTCAACAATCAGTATCTCTAAGAGATATAAGAGGACAAATAGATAAAACCCTAGCAACAGCTATGGGCTTCCAAAGAATGAGTGGAGCTTTATCAGTAGCTCAATCCGCTGGTGTTATGACACTTCGCGGTGCGATGGCTGTTATGAGTATCGCTGAGTCTGCTCAAAAAACACTAGATCAAGTTCGTTCAGACCTTGGTTCAGTTCAAAACCAACTTCAAGCTACAGTTAATAACATCACTGTAACTCAAGTTAACGTAAAATCAGCAGAATCTCAAATCAGAGATGTTGATTTTGCTAGCGAGTCTGCTAACTTCTCAAAACATAACATCCTAGCTCAATCAGGTGCTTATGCTATGAGTCAAGCAAACAGCGTACAACAAAACGTAATGAAGCTTCTACAATAGTAGGAACTGAGTGAAGTTTCCTCGAAAACGTAATGAAGCTACTGCAATAGTTTCATTAAGGTTTTAGATAGAGGCTTTGTCGCAGCAACAAAGCCTTAAGAGTGTTAATGCTTTTACAATACGCAAACCCACGCCCCAGAGTTTAACTTTGGGGCTTTATCTACTAAAATAAATAGTAATGTATCTATTTTATCTTTGCTCTAGTGGTTTATAATGGGTTGTGTTATAAATTTATAATTGTGATAGAGGCTTACTAAAACTAGTAAGCCAAATAAAAAGACTGTAAGTAAAATAATTCTATTTACAAATTAGCTTATATACTCAGTATAAAATTTTCTTTTGCTTTTCCTATCTCGTTTTTAGTTATTAGTTTTCTCTTTTTTAGCTCAGCAACAAGTGCTTTTGAAGCTTTTTTAGTAACTTCAATGTCGGCATTTAGTCCGCCAGCTGCGGAGA
Encoded proteins:
- a CDS encoding biotin synthase; protein product: MKTIMLCAICSVTQGNCAEDCAYCTQSAKAGADISKFKEKSVQQVVDEAKMAYKNHALGFCLVTSGARLNDKKTDYIASLARAVSKEVPNLMLIACNGMATYEQLSELKKAGVFSYNHNLETSREFFPKICKTHTWDERYQTNLDAKRAGLMLCTGGIYGVGESEADRVSFRASLKELEPFSSPINFFIKNEALTIDLPPLSTNEALKIVRETKRDLPETRVMIAGGREKILGDRQYEIFENGADAIVIGDYLTAKGEKASKDIEELTKRGFSFASICH
- a CDS encoding flagellin B; this encodes MSFRINTNVNALNTHANAVSNNTDLSKSLNKLSSGLRIQTAADDASGLSIADSLRSQASALGQAIANGNDAIGIIQVADKAMDEQLKILDTIKTKATQSAQDGQTTQSRQALQADIVRLMEELDNIGNTTSFNGQQLLNGTFSNKEFQIGAYSNQTVKASIGATTSDKIGLTRFESSRLLTAMGEVNLKFLNVDGVNDVGVTGATISTGIGKGLGALAENINKVADRTGVRATADVTWKASAAIGGGLIQSLTINGVKIGDLEVKANDANGALVNAINSVKDQTGVEASVDAETGKMVLTSRDGRAIVASGKDISKGLGGKGAAAKGTSLTGFVGRLNLVRLDGRDIKLNAGGVAKLSLAFSANGGAQQSVSLRDIRGQIDKTLATAMGFQRMSGALSVAQSAGVMTLRGAMAVMSIAESAQKTLDQVRSDLGSVQNQLQATVNNITVTQVNVKSAESQIRDVDFASESANFSKHNILAQSGAYAMSQANSVQQNVMKLLQ
- a CDS encoding 3'(2'),5'-bisphosphate nucleotidase CysQ family protein, producing MSELLNLAIKAAVNAGVQIMKFYSADNTALKVCLKDDSSPLTSADLAANEAIIKILSKSGIKICSEESILQESDKDEFWLVDPLDGTKEFLARNGEFCVCIALIKKARPVLGVIFIPVSKELFYADENGAFKEILGDNNEIIKRIDLNKKDKNLDNLIFSSRRGDAKEIEFIGQSLNFEQRCIGSAIKFCRLVEFGGAYLRFAPSYLWDNAAGEALVKFCGGKVFDANSGKEMSYELADLKSPFFIALSKNTLNLKDKIIQLYKQSKIKP
- a CDS encoding citrate synthase, with the protein product MSSNTATLTDNRTGKSYEFPILKGTMGPDVIDISTFFSDTGMFTFDRGYTSTAMCRSAITYIDGLKGELMYRGYDIAYLAENKTFLDVAYLLLNKELPTNDQYINFKTELKKRSFIHEGMMKLFDAFPDKAHPMAILQAAVSALSAFYSDHLNMDKPEEYHEMAMRIIAKIPTIAAFSYRYSRGLPIIYPNLDRGFTENFLYMMRGYPYEHVDLKPIEIKALDTVFMLHADHEQNASTTTVRTVGSTHAHPYACISAGIGALWGWAHGGANEGVIRQLEEIGSVANVDKYIARAKDKNDPFRLMGFGHRVYKNFDPRAKVLKKMRDQLMDEIGISSELIKIANRIEEIALNDDYFVSRNLYPNVDFHSGLILKALGIPNNMFAVIFVIGRTPGWISQWIELKEQDTIKIVRPRQLYVGETNRTPK
- the topA gene encoding type I DNA topoisomerase yields the protein MKSLIIVESPAKAKTIKNFLDKNYNVIASKGHIRDLPKTSFGIKIEDDKFTPEYRISSDHSAIVKEIKELAKAADEIYLATDEDREGEAIAFHIANAIGKEPTSLPRIVFHEITKSAIQNALKSPRHVDMNSVNAQQTRRLLDRIVGYKLSPLLNLKIQKGLSAGRVQSAALKIIVDREREIQAFKPVEYYTIDTIFKKDLDAELVKFENQKIEKLTIQNPDRAKYIIENLQNEKFSVREIESKDRKIQPSPPFMTSTLQQSASNRLGFSPKKTMMIAQSLYEGVQTNEGFMGAITYMRTDSLNLAKEAVAAAREHILQNYGKEYLPAKAISYTTSSKGAQEAHEAIRPTNLNFTPQIAAKFLEKDALKLYTLIYNRFLACQMSACVSQTQNVYVASEKGEFKISGRKVLFDGFYKVYGELDKDKILPNLKKGDEMSLQSIKSTQNFTEPPARYSEAGLVKKLESLGIGRPSTYAPTITLLTSRDYVRVEKKQLIPNEIAFSMIGVLEEHFSNIVDSEFTSHLEEKLDEIALDKADWQKVLSDFYYPFMEKISAGKTGIKSLKTATPIGEKCPECGSELVLRKGRYGEFIACSNFPKCKYSRNIAKDNEKSAETGTTGAAKPKRELKKLDVPCPKCGGEIVERYSRRGKFYGCANYPKCDFISNYEPVEQKCDECGGDMIKKELKKGTFIECTKCKKKTLISEN
- a CDS encoding cation:proton antiporter; translation: MQLHQASELSILVVLAFIVFASPYISKILRIPVAPAEIILGALASYIGLVGENEMFKLISEVGFFFLMFLAGMEIDLRMLINIDRKILRLGLIYLALIYSLATALTFSFDLSLLYIIIIPIMAVGMIFTLFKEYGRDVKWLNLSMLIATIGELISITLLTFIAAYLQFGASINLWLTIGYLILFLAISVLSFKILDVLFWWYPGLKVILMPHYDKDEKDIRLSIAVFFSMIALMLYLNLEVAFGAFIAGMFIATFFDHKKDLPHKLSSFGFGFLVPIFFIHIGSTFKLSSLSSNEVIKDAIFIFCAMLATRLFSSVLFVGKLGFKGIFLFSLSQSMPLTLLVAVATIAHRSGEISDYSYSSFILASLAQAIIGTIIIKFLMQSRSKE
- the crcB gene encoding fluoride efflux transporter CrcB, which produces MLANLLFAGLGGFIGAGCRFLAGELLKFSHFPLTILGVNVLGSFIIGILFCLNLSQSARVFLVVGVLGGFTTFSSFSLDSVKFLLEGELVKGFLNIFLNLVLCLLASYLGILLGKSL